One genomic window of Apus apus isolate bApuApu2 chromosome 9, bApuApu2.pri.cur, whole genome shotgun sequence includes the following:
- the NAA80 gene encoding N-alpha-acetyltransferase 80 encodes MGSMSEDLSLVPLHRRPELLEACAELLGEEWGKSRASRLHTLQRSSDAFPACLLLLRSRGPAEAPGTPEVPCQLVGHIRLSRVVGRPHDLFVESVVVARALRGQGYGRQLMEATERWARARGFGCLHLTTHDKQHFYAHLGFVLSEPVQSVAFLSPAIPAEVLRLFSAPPGTATTIATRPRVPPTPPPPLPPPAAPPPPPPSSVIWARGVLAEDSGHSLLETPHRDAKGLPIFWMKKDI; translated from the coding sequence ATGGGTTCCATGTCGGAGGATCTCAGCCTGGTCCCCCTGCACCGgaggccagagctgctggaggcctgtgctgagctgctgggcgAGGAGTGGGGGAAGAGCCGGGCATCGCGGCTCCACACGCTGCAGCGCTCCTCGGatgccttccctgcctgcctgctgctgctgcggagCCGGGGCCCTGCTGAGGCCCCCGGGACCCCAGAGGTTCCCTGTCAGCTCGTGGGCCACATCCGGCTCTCCCGTGTGGTCGGCCGGCCCCACGACCTTTTTGTAGAGAGCGTGGTGGTGGcccgggcgctgcggggccaGGGCTATGGGCGGCAGCTGATGGAGGCTACCGAGCGCTGGGCGCGGGCCCGGGGCTTTGGCTGCTTGCACCTCACCACCCATGACAAGCAGCACTTCTATGCCCACCTGGGCTTTGTCCTGAGTGAGCCAGTGCAGAGCGTGGCATTCCTCAGCCCCGCCATACCTGCCGAGGTGCTGAGGCTCTTCTCTGCCCCTCCTGGCACTGCTACCACCATTGCCACAAGGCCAAGGGTGCCTCCCacccccccgccgcccctcccACCTCCCGCTGCCCCCCCGCCACCCCCTCCATCATCTGTCATCTGGGCAAGGGGTGTGCTGGCCGAGGACAGTGGGCACAGCCTCCTGGAGACCCCCCACCGTGACGCCAAAGGGCTCCCCATCTTCTGGATGAAGAAGGACATCTGA
- the LOC127388372 gene encoding hyaluronidase-3-like isoform X1: protein MKWGREGHSAPTTKENGGTEVSSLLCHTRAVLWLWWCRQAEVPTGSTEARDVQNTQVCRALWDFEVGSRCLWGSPAAAADPSPPGARVAVPAQLGCPLSPTTSPLPLLFPQGAGPAGSWQGRMVPVLALWACLVLGTAGGESPAPEPLVGGQPFAVVWNIPTGRCQRRFGVVLPLGDYGIVENLDGHFVGQNITIFYKNKFGLYPYLSRQGVPRNGGIPQRVPLSAHLARAAGDIHLLLRPPFHGLAVVDWEEWRPLWAQNWGAKKIYRAASEQWVQDRHGFLPTRQRLQLARWEFERAAQTLMKETLLLGRTLHPGGLWGFYRFPDCFNGNWAKVANYSGQCQPAEVRRNNQLGWLWAASAALYPSIYLPPALPPALRRRFVHHRLREALRVATFGTHSLLPVVAYSRLSFRRSPRFLELSVHISPWQADLVHTIGESAALGAAGLVLWGDMSYSHSAESCASLRHYLVSTLGPYVANVTAAARECSYGQCHGHGRCVRRQPHDLGSLLHLGPSPGPPAAFRCHCYRGWAGEDCAQQVQPGPATPCMPPTPAHGLCGHSDLMPSDTCLPRDTWGW from the exons ATGAAATGGGGACGAGAGGGTCATAGTGCCCCCACTACCAAAGAAAACGGAGGCACCGAGGTCAGCAGCTTGCTGTGCCACACCAGAGCCGTGCTATGGCTGTGGtggtgcaggcaggcagaggtgcCCACCGGCAGCACTGAGGCAAGAGATGTCCAAAACACCCAAGTTTGCAGAGCCCTGTGGGATTTTGAGGTGGGCAGCAGGTGCCTGTGgggcagcccagctgctgcagctgatcCTAGCCCACCAGGTGCCAGGGtggcagtgccagcacagctggggtgCCCACTGAGCCCTACCACCTCACCCCTGCCACTCCTTTTCCCGCAGGGTGCCggccctgcaggcagctggcaaGGCAGGATGGTGCCAGTGCTGGCACTGTGGGCCTGTCTGGTGCTGGGCACGGCTGGTGGGGAGAGCCCGGCACCAGAGCCGCTGGTGGGCGGCCAGCCCTTCGCTGTGGTGTGGAACATCCCCACTGGTCGCTGCCAGCGCCGCTTCGGTGTGGTGCTTCCCCTGGGCGACTACGGCATCGTGGAGAACCTGGATGGCCACTTTGTCGGCCAGAACATCACCATCTTCTACAAGAACAAGTTTGGGCTGTACCCCTACCTGTCGCGGCAGGGTGTGCCCCGCAATGGGGGCATCCCTCAGCGGGTCCCCCTCAGCGCCCACCTcgccagggcagctggggacaTCCACCTCCTCCTGCGCCCCCCCTTCCACGGCCTGGCCGTGGTGGACTGGGAGGAGTGGAGGCCCCTCTGGGCCCAAAACTGGGGGGCCAAGAAGATCTATCGGGCAGCCTCAGAGCAGTGGGTGCAGGACCGGCATGGCTTCCTGCCGACACGGCAGCGACTCCAGCTGGCCCGGTGGGAGTTCGAGCGGGCGGCACAGACTCTGATGAAGGAGACACTTCTGCTGGGCCGGACCTTGCACCCAGGGGGGCTCTGGGGTTTCTACCGCTTCCCTGACTGCTTCAATGGCAACTGGGCCAAGGTGGCCAACTACAGCGGACAGTGCCAGCCAGCGGAGGTGCGGCGCAACaaccagctgggctggctctgggCCGCCTCGGCCGCCCTCTACCCCAGCATCTACCTGCCGCCAGCACTGCCGCCCGCCCTGCGCCGCCGCTTCGTGCACCACCGGCTGCGCGAGGCCCTGCGCGTGGCCACCTTTGGCACCCACAGCCTCCTGCCCGTGGTCGCCTACTCCCGCCTCTCCTTCCGCCGCTCGCCCCGATTCCTGGAGCTG TCCGTTCACATCTCTCCCTGGCAGGCTGACCTGGTGCACACCATCGGGGAGAGTGCGGCGCTGGGTGCAGCTGGACTCGTACTCTGGGGAGACATGTCATACTCCCACTCAGCT GAGAGCTGTGCCAGTCTGCGCCACTACCTCGTGTCCACCTTGGGTCCCTATGTGGCCAACGTGACGGCAGCAGCCCGAGAGTGCAGCTACGGGCAGTGCCATGGGCATGGGCGCTGTGTGCGCCGGCAGCCCCACGACTTGGGCAGCCTCTTGCACCTcggccccagccctggcccacCGGCCGCTTTCCGCTGCCACTGCTACCGTGGCTGGGCTGGTGAGGACTGTGCCCAGCAGgtccagcctggccctgccaccccctgcatgCCACCCACCCCTGCTCATGGCCTTTGTGGGCACAGTGACCTCATGCCCTCCGACACCTGCCTGCCACGGGACACCTGGGGCTGGTGA
- the LOC127388372 gene encoding hyaluronidase-3-like isoform X2, which yields MKWGREGHSAPTTKENGGTEVSSLLCHTRAVLWLWWCRQAEVPTGSTEARDVQNTQVCRALWDFEVGSRCLWGSPAAAADPSPPGARVAVPAQLGCPLSPTTSPLPLLFPQGAGPAGSWQGRMVPVLALWACLVLGTAGGESPAPEPLVGGQPFAVVWNIPTGRCQRRFGVVLPLGDYGIVENLDGHFVGQNITIFYKNKFGLYPYLSRQGVPRNGGIPQRVPLSAHLARAAGDIHLLLRPPFHGLAVVDWEEWRPLWAQNWGAKKIYRAASEQWVQDRHGFLPTRQRLQLARWEFERAAQTLMKETLLLGRTLHPGGLWGFYRFPDCFNGNWAKVANYSGQCQPAEVRRNNQLGWLWAASAALYPSIYLPPALPPALRRRFVHHRLREALRVATFGTHSLLPVVAYSRLSFRRSPRFLELADLVHTIGESAALGAAGLVLWGDMSYSHSAESCASLRHYLVSTLGPYVANVTAAARECSYGQCHGHGRCVRRQPHDLGSLLHLGPSPGPPAAFRCHCYRGWAGEDCAQQVQPGPATPCMPPTPAHGLCGHSDLMPSDTCLPRDTWGW from the exons ATGAAATGGGGACGAGAGGGTCATAGTGCCCCCACTACCAAAGAAAACGGAGGCACCGAGGTCAGCAGCTTGCTGTGCCACACCAGAGCCGTGCTATGGCTGTGGtggtgcaggcaggcagaggtgcCCACCGGCAGCACTGAGGCAAGAGATGTCCAAAACACCCAAGTTTGCAGAGCCCTGTGGGATTTTGAGGTGGGCAGCAGGTGCCTGTGgggcagcccagctgctgcagctgatcCTAGCCCACCAGGTGCCAGGGtggcagtgccagcacagctggggtgCCCACTGAGCCCTACCACCTCACCCCTGCCACTCCTTTTCCCGCAGGGTGCCggccctgcaggcagctggcaaGGCAGGATGGTGCCAGTGCTGGCACTGTGGGCCTGTCTGGTGCTGGGCACGGCTGGTGGGGAGAGCCCGGCACCAGAGCCGCTGGTGGGCGGCCAGCCCTTCGCTGTGGTGTGGAACATCCCCACTGGTCGCTGCCAGCGCCGCTTCGGTGTGGTGCTTCCCCTGGGCGACTACGGCATCGTGGAGAACCTGGATGGCCACTTTGTCGGCCAGAACATCACCATCTTCTACAAGAACAAGTTTGGGCTGTACCCCTACCTGTCGCGGCAGGGTGTGCCCCGCAATGGGGGCATCCCTCAGCGGGTCCCCCTCAGCGCCCACCTcgccagggcagctggggacaTCCACCTCCTCCTGCGCCCCCCCTTCCACGGCCTGGCCGTGGTGGACTGGGAGGAGTGGAGGCCCCTCTGGGCCCAAAACTGGGGGGCCAAGAAGATCTATCGGGCAGCCTCAGAGCAGTGGGTGCAGGACCGGCATGGCTTCCTGCCGACACGGCAGCGACTCCAGCTGGCCCGGTGGGAGTTCGAGCGGGCGGCACAGACTCTGATGAAGGAGACACTTCTGCTGGGCCGGACCTTGCACCCAGGGGGGCTCTGGGGTTTCTACCGCTTCCCTGACTGCTTCAATGGCAACTGGGCCAAGGTGGCCAACTACAGCGGACAGTGCCAGCCAGCGGAGGTGCGGCGCAACaaccagctgggctggctctgggCCGCCTCGGCCGCCCTCTACCCCAGCATCTACCTGCCGCCAGCACTGCCGCCCGCCCTGCGCCGCCGCTTCGTGCACCACCGGCTGCGCGAGGCCCTGCGCGTGGCCACCTTTGGCACCCACAGCCTCCTGCCCGTGGTCGCCTACTCCCGCCTCTCCTTCCGCCGCTCGCCCCGATTCCTGGAGCTG GCTGACCTGGTGCACACCATCGGGGAGAGTGCGGCGCTGGGTGCAGCTGGACTCGTACTCTGGGGAGACATGTCATACTCCCACTCAGCT GAGAGCTGTGCCAGTCTGCGCCACTACCTCGTGTCCACCTTGGGTCCCTATGTGGCCAACGTGACGGCAGCAGCCCGAGAGTGCAGCTACGGGCAGTGCCATGGGCATGGGCGCTGTGTGCGCCGGCAGCCCCACGACTTGGGCAGCCTCTTGCACCTcggccccagccctggcccacCGGCCGCTTTCCGCTGCCACTGCTACCGTGGCTGGGCTGGTGAGGACTGTGCCCAGCAGgtccagcctggccctgccaccccctgcatgCCACCCACCCCTGCTCATGGCCTTTGTGGGCACAGTGACCTCATGCCCTCCGACACCTGCCTGCCACGGGACACCTGGGGCTGGTGA